From Deltaproteobacteria bacterium, the proteins below share one genomic window:
- a CDS encoding FAD/NAD(P)-binding protein: MENPYLPIPVKIDRVTVETEDRNQKTFRFVYVNPEDENRFQYKAGQFAELSVTGKGEIPIGIASSPTEKGFVMFTVNKVGLVSSALHDMVEGDVMGIRGPLGNWYPWEVLEGKNVVIIGGGFAFTTLRSSIVMMLDPANRKKFRDIHVVYGARTPGMLLYRDELAAWEARDDIKMHITVDSAAGHPDWKYNTGFVPAITEAKAPKGDPDTYAIVCGPPVMIKFTQPVLDKLGYARDHIIMSLENRMKCGIGMCGRCNIGNDFVCKDGPVFTLEQLNTMPKEY; encoded by the coding sequence GTGGAAAATCCATATCTTCCGATTCCGGTTAAAATCGACAGGGTCACGGTGGAAACCGAAGACCGGAACCAGAAAACCTTCCGCTTCGTTTACGTGAACCCCGAGGACGAAAACCGTTTTCAGTACAAGGCCGGCCAGTTCGCCGAGCTTTCGGTGACCGGAAAGGGCGAAATCCCCATAGGAATCGCAAGCTCCCCCACCGAAAAGGGCTTCGTCATGTTCACCGTGAACAAGGTGGGCCTGGTGTCCTCGGCCCTTCACGACATGGTGGAGGGCGACGTCATGGGCATCCGGGGGCCTCTGGGCAACTGGTACCCATGGGAGGTGCTGGAAGGCAAAAACGTGGTGATAATCGGCGGCGGCTTCGCCTTCACCACCCTCCGGTCAAGCATCGTGATGATGCTGGACCCGGCCAACCGTAAGAAATTCAGGGACATCCACGTGGTTTACGGCGCGCGCACTCCGGGGATGCTTTTATACCGCGACGAGCTGGCCGCATGGGAGGCGCGGGACGACATCAAAATGCACATCACCGTGGATTCGGCGGCGGGCCACCCGGACTGGAAGTACAACACGGGTTTCGTCCCGGCCATAACCGAGGCCAAGGCCCCCAAGGGGGACCCGGACACCTACGCCATAGTGTGCGGGCCGCCCGTTATGATAAAGTTCACCCAGCCGGTTCTGGATAAGCTCGGCTACGCCCGCGACCACATAATAATGAGCCTTGAAAACCGCATGAAATGCGGTATAGGCATGTGCGGCAGGTGCAACATCGGCAATGACTTCGTGTGCAAGGACGGCCCGGTGTTTACGCTGGAGCAGTTGAACACCATGCCCAAAGAGTATTAA
- a CDS encoding cob(I)yrinic acid a,c-diamide adenosyltransferase — protein sequence MERGYIQIYTGDGKGKTTAALGLCLRACGAGFKVFLGQFMKSGEYSEIKALSRFSDLITVRQYGLGRFVKGLPTDEEIRAARKGLKEVSEAVESGLFDVVILEEANVASAIGLFSVDELLALMAKKPLGVELVLTGRNAHPRLIEAADLVTEMKAVKHYYDRGVMARVGIEK from the coding sequence ATGGAAAGAGGATACATCCAGATATACACCGGCGACGGCAAAGGCAAGACCACTGCGGCCCTGGGCCTGTGCCTGAGGGCCTGCGGGGCGGGATTCAAGGTCTTTCTCGGCCAATTCATGAAATCCGGGGAGTATTCTGAAATAAAGGCCCTTTCGCGTTTTTCCGACCTGATAACGGTGAGGCAGTACGGCCTTGGCCGCTTCGTGAAGGGCCTGCCCACGGACGAGGAAATCCGGGCCGCCCGCAAGGGCCTGAAGGAGGTCTCCGAGGCCGTCGAATCAGGCCTTTTCGACGTGGTGATTCTGGAGGAGGCCAACGTGGCCTCGGCCATAGGGCTTTTTTCCGTGGACGAGCTTCTGGCCCTGATGGCCAAAAAGCCCCTTGGGGTGGAGCTTGTGCTCACGGGCAGAAACGCCCATCCCCGGCTCATCGAGGCCGCCGATCTGGTGACCGAAATGAAGGCCGTGAAGCACTACTACGACCGGGGCGTGATGGCCAGGGTGGGGATAGAAAAATAG
- the miaA gene encoding tRNA (adenosine(37)-N6)-dimethylallyltransferase MiaA, whose amino-acid sequence MIPLIIVAGPTGVGKTAAAIEIARALSAEIVSADAMAVYRYMDIGTAKPTKAEREAAPHHLIDVADPDEDYDAARFAAEAARAIGDISAKGRPVVVAGGTGLYLKALLYGLFDEGAKDPAVRENLKQELAELGPEALHARLESLDPATAAKIHVNDSYRTVRALEVISATGRPVSESRASHGFSRPLYRHLFFCINDDREALYERIERRVAAMMEAGLLDEVRGLLARGCGPELKSMRSIGYRHMVEALTGVSSLTDAVTRLCTDTRRLAKRQLTWFKAVPGLVWVSPGDTALMIEMAARHIGLGEKSV is encoded by the coding sequence ATGATCCCTCTCATAATCGTGGCCGGTCCGACGGGCGTGGGCAAGACGGCGGCGGCGATTGAGATTGCCAGGGCGCTTTCCGCCGAAATCGTATCGGCTGACGCAATGGCAGTTTACCGTTACATGGACATAGGCACCGCCAAGCCCACCAAGGCCGAACGCGAGGCGGCGCCGCATCACCTGATCGACGTGGCCGACCCGGACGAAGATTACGACGCGGCCCGTTTCGCGGCAGAGGCGGCGCGGGCCATCGGCGATATTTCCGCAAAGGGCCGCCCGGTGGTGGTGGCGGGCGGTACGGGGCTCTATCTCAAGGCCCTCCTGTACGGGCTTTTCGACGAGGGGGCGAAGGACCCGGCGGTGCGGGAAAATCTGAAGCAGGAGCTTGCCGAACTGGGGCCGGAGGCTCTTCACGCGAGGCTCGAATCACTCGATCCCGCCACCGCCGCGAAAATTCACGTGAACGACTCCTATCGCACGGTACGCGCCCTGGAGGTAATAAGCGCCACGGGAAGGCCGGTTTCCGAGTCCCGCGCCTCCCACGGCTTTTCACGGCCCCTGTACCGGCATCTTTTTTTCTGCATCAACGATGACCGGGAGGCGCTTTACGAACGGATCGAAAGGCGCGTCGCCGCCATGATGGAGGCCGGGCTCCTGGACGAGGTTCGGGGCCTTCTTGCGCGCGGCTGCGGGCCGGAGCTTAAGTCCATGCGCTCCATCGGCTACAGGCACATGGTGGAGGCGCTCACGGGCGTTTCGAGCCTCACCGACGCCGTAACAAGGCTTTGCACCGACACCCGCCGCCTTGCCAAAAGGCAGCTTACCTGGTTCAAGGCGGTTCCGGGCCTCGTGTGGGTTTCGCCGGGCGACACGGCCCTTATGATTGAAATGGCGGCCCGGCACATCGGGCTTGGGGAGAAGTCCGTCTGA
- the dctP gene encoding TRAP transporter substrate-binding protein DctP — translation MKRSIASILMLLLVFAASAAFGKEPPKYNWKTATLAPDGIGWSKHMKELVFPEMEKTTKGDLKVKIYWGGVMGDEEQYLQKMKIGQLQGAGLSAQGTVMACPDMAALELPFLFRNYLETDYVRVKMARSFDKLMARNGYFLIGWIDQDFDQIYSSHRPLNTVESFRGTKFVTWYGPMEVEMLKVLGAEPIPVNVPELPAAVRSGVAEASIGPAVWVVGAQLYSSIKYVNPVKIRYSPATIILNLKTWESLPDSYRSDFYTKRMVIGFRYCNLIRKDNERFLQSMIKYGVRRTDMAPGEVKALMAKTREVWGKTQGKLYHKDFLDEIVKLLEEFRAGKRLTLDDVLAMSYLPGTYNMEPGQRAGLEEQVIKTMSEFGLKDGDIITVKRK, via the coding sequence ATGAAACGATCCATCGCTTCAATTCTGATGCTGTTGCTGGTTTTTGCGGCGTCTGCGGCTTTTGGCAAGGAGCCGCCCAAGTACAACTGGAAAACCGCCACCCTGGCCCCGGACGGAATCGGCTGGTCCAAGCACATGAAGGAGCTGGTTTTTCCGGAAATGGAAAAAACCACCAAGGGCGACCTCAAGGTCAAGATTTACTGGGGCGGGGTGATGGGCGACGAGGAGCAGTATCTTCAGAAGATGAAGATAGGCCAGCTCCAGGGAGCCGGGCTTTCGGCCCAGGGCACGGTGATGGCCTGCCCGGACATGGCGGCGCTGGAACTGCCTTTTCTTTTCCGCAACTACCTGGAAACCGATTACGTGAGGGTGAAGATGGCCAGGAGCTTTGATAAGCTCATGGCCCGGAACGGCTATTTTCTGATCGGCTGGATAGACCAGGATTTCGACCAGATATACTCCAGCCACCGCCCCCTGAACACCGTGGAGTCCTTCAGGGGCACCAAGTTCGTAACGTGGTACGGGCCCATGGAGGTGGAGATGCTGAAGGTCCTTGGAGCGGAGCCCATTCCGGTCAACGTGCCGGAGCTTCCGGCGGCGGTGCGCTCCGGCGTGGCCGAGGCGTCCATAGGCCCTGCGGTCTGGGTGGTCGGCGCACAGCTCTATTCCAGCATCAAGTACGTGAACCCGGTGAAAATACGGTATTCGCCCGCCACCATAATACTCAACTTAAAGACCTGGGAGTCTCTTCCCGACAGCTACCGCAGCGACTTCTACACCAAGCGCATGGTGATAGGCTTCCGCTACTGCAACCTGATAAGGAAGGACAACGAGCGCTTTTTGCAGTCCATGATAAAATACGGGGTAAGAAGGACCGACATGGCCCCGGGCGAGGTGAAGGCCCTTATGGCAAAAACCCGCGAGGTCTGGGGCAAGACCCAGGGCAAGCTCTACCACAAGGACTTTCTGGATGAAATCGTAAAGCTCCTGGAGGAGTTCAGGGCCGGAAAGCGCCTGACCTTGGACGACGTACTGGCCATGAGCTACCTGCCCGGAACCTACAACATGGAGCCGGGCCAGAGGGCCGGGCTGGAGGAACAGGTCATAAAGACCATGTCCGAATTCGGCCTTAAGGACGGCGACATAATAACGGTTAAGAGGAAATGA
- a CDS encoding 4Fe-4S dicluster domain-containing protein yields MRHLFVSRENFADGVAALAGSYRVYGPVQERFHHVMGLLPPGVMPEMSVANTRLSAKGVVYPPSEKMFRACLDPAREDHHVYKEIEKDFSPRAVFGIRPCDARAYTLVAPNFDNAEYKDPWWTKGYGATTFVGHSCNDPRSTCFCTSTGGGPCDTTGLDILLTDHEDGFLTQVLTEKGEALALAAGWTTEAGADAEAALSDARREAEGKISSVINTDKIGKKTILALYDAPFWADAAFACINCGTCTYLCPTCWCFDIQDETHGTDCVRLRNWDSCMFPLFTLHGSGHNPRPEKTGRVRQRFMHKLKYYGDRYGNGVHCTGCGRCVIHCPVNIDIRRIASLMNEYEPDNACSL; encoded by the coding sequence ATGCGACACCTTTTTGTTTCGCGCGAAAATTTTGCCGACGGCGTTGCGGCCCTTGCCGGTTCATACCGCGTCTACGGGCCCGTCCAGGAGCGCTTTCATCACGTCATGGGCCTTCTTCCGCCTGGGGTCATGCCGGAGATGTCGGTGGCCAACACCCGGCTTTCGGCCAAGGGCGTGGTCTACCCGCCCTCGGAAAAGATGTTCAGGGCTTGCCTCGACCCCGCCAGGGAAGATCACCACGTTTACAAGGAGATAGAAAAGGACTTTTCCCCAAGGGCGGTTTTCGGAATAAGGCCCTGCGACGCGCGGGCCTATACCCTGGTTGCGCCCAACTTCGACAACGCGGAGTACAAGGACCCCTGGTGGACAAAAGGCTACGGGGCCACGACCTTCGTGGGCCACTCCTGCAATGATCCGCGCTCCACCTGTTTCTGCACCTCCACTGGGGGCGGCCCCTGCGACACAACGGGCCTGGACATCCTTCTCACGGATCATGAAGACGGCTTCCTGACCCAGGTGCTGACGGAAAAGGGCGAGGCCCTGGCGCTGGCCGCAGGCTGGACAACCGAAGCAGGGGCCGATGCCGAAGCCGCCCTGTCCGACGCCCGGCGCGAGGCCGAGGGGAAAATCTCCTCCGTAATCAATACGGATAAGATTGGCAAAAAGACCATCCTCGCCCTATACGACGCCCCGTTCTGGGCGGACGCGGCCTTTGCCTGCATCAACTGCGGAACCTGCACCTATCTTTGTCCCACCTGCTGGTGCTTCGACATTCAGGACGAAACGCACGGAACAGACTGCGTGCGCTTGCGAAACTGGGACTCGTGCATGTTTCCGCTCTTCACCCTGCACGGGTCGGGCCACAACCCGCGCCCCGAAAAGACCGGCAGGGTGCGCCAGAGGTTCATGCACAAGCTGAAATATTACGGCGACAGGTACGGGAACGGCGTCCACTGCACCGGCTGCGGCAGGTGCGTGATCCATTGCCCGGTGAACATAGACATCCGCCGGATAGCATCCTTGATGAATGAATACGAACCGGATAACGCTTGCAGTCTTTAA
- a CDS encoding FAD:protein FMN transferase — protein MDSRKKTNDYTRREFLKMSGLLGLAATAAAVIPVSEAVAFGGGLYKVTRNISVMGTYAVITVMDESRSRADDAMGKAFDEMRRLTRIMDRFDTSSAVSALNRDGRINDAPKELLDVAEASRHFHASTGGAFDVTVAPVVDLYKDSFTATGLPPTPAALSRALALVDGGGLAVSGRTISLAKPGMSVTFDGIAKGYIIDAGAESLKKSGAAHFLVNAGGDIRAVGGKGGNASWTIAVRDPESTKNADAISINDGAVATSGNYEVYFDREKLYHHIVNPKTGACPATSASVSVAAPTVTAADALSTSVFVMGPDRGRKFIEGVKDARCFVITRTGGREASKGWNDLHRG, from the coding sequence ATGGATTCACGGAAAAAGACGAATGATTACACCCGGCGGGAGTTTCTCAAGATGTCGGGCCTTCTGGGACTTGCCGCAACGGCGGCGGCGGTTATCCCCGTGTCCGAGGCCGTGGCCTTCGGAGGCGGGCTTTACAAGGTGACCCGTAACATAAGCGTCATGGGCACCTACGCGGTCATCACGGTGATGGACGAAAGCCGGAGCCGCGCCGACGACGCCATGGGGAAAGCCTTTGACGAGATGAGGCGGCTGACCCGCATAATGGACCGCTTCGATACGTCTTCGGCGGTTTCGGCCCTGAACCGCGACGGCAGAATCAATGACGCCCCGAAGGAGCTTCTGGACGTGGCGGAAGCCTCCCGCCATTTCCACGCATCCACCGGCGGAGCCTTTGACGTGACGGTAGCCCCGGTGGTTGACCTGTACAAGGATTCCTTCACCGCCACCGGCCTTCCGCCGACGCCCGCCGCGCTTTCCCGCGCCCTGGCCCTTGTGGACGGCGGCGGCCTCGCGGTTTCCGGGCGCACAATAAGCCTAGCGAAACCCGGAATGAGCGTCACCTTCGACGGCATCGCCAAGGGCTACATAATCGACGCCGGGGCCGAAAGCCTCAAAAAGAGCGGCGCGGCGCATTTTCTGGTGAACGCGGGCGGAGACATAAGGGCCGTGGGCGGAAAGGGCGGAAACGCGTCCTGGACCATAGCGGTGCGCGACCCCGAATCCACCAAGAACGCCGACGCCATCAGCATAAACGACGGCGCGGTGGCCACCTCCGGCAATTACGAGGTCTATTTCGACCGGGAAAAGCTCTATCACCACATAGTCAACCCCAAGACCGGCGCTTGCCCCGCAACCAGCGCCAGCGTGTCCGTGGCGGCCCCCACGGTCACCGCCGCCGACGCCCTTTCCACCTCGGTTTTCGTCATGGGGCCGGATCGAGGCAGAAAATTCATCGAAGGCGTGAAGGACGCCCGGTGCTTCGTCATAACCCGCACCGGGGGCAGGGAGGCGTCAAAGGGCTGGAACGATCTTCATAGAGGCTGA
- a CDS encoding TetR/AcrR family transcriptional regulator has protein sequence MPPKNGVSKQEDTVRRIISGATRVFAASGFSGASVDEIAAAAGVNKATIYYHVGDKEALYGAVLHDVIGNTVARVAAGLSDDQSPQEKLATYIRGIAATVEDYPPLPPVMMRAVESGGRNLPQEVATDLVLIFGMLMAILEEGEEKGVFAGANPFVVYLMILGALAFHRNVEATWDEQKKLFAMLKELDSGLYDKLEQMVKGNVADEVVRMVSKSVGA, from the coding sequence ATGCCGCCCAAAAACGGGGTATCGAAACAGGAAGACACCGTGCGCCGGATCATCTCCGGGGCCACCAGGGTTTTTGCGGCGTCGGGCTTTTCCGGGGCCAGCGTGGATGAAATCGCCGCCGCAGCCGGAGTCAACAAGGCCACCATCTACTATCACGTGGGCGACAAGGAGGCCCTCTACGGCGCGGTTCTCCACGACGTGATAGGCAACACCGTGGCCAGGGTGGCCGCAGGGCTCTCAGACGACCAGAGCCCCCAGGAAAAGCTCGCAACCTACATAAGGGGCATAGCGGCGACGGTGGAGGACTACCCGCCTCTACCGCCCGTCATGATGCGGGCCGTGGAATCCGGGGGCCGCAACCTCCCACAGGAGGTGGCCACCGACCTTGTGCTCATCTTCGGAATGCTCATGGCCATCCTTGAGGAAGGCGAGGAAAAGGGGGTCTTTGCCGGGGCCAACCCCTTCGTGGTTTATCTCATGATCCTGGGGGCCCTTGCCTTTCACCGGAACGTGGAAGCAACCTGGGACGAGCAGAAGAAACTTTTCGCCATGCTGAAGGAACTGGACTCCGGGCTTTACGACAAGCTGGAGCAGATGGTGAAGGGCAACGTGGCGGATGAGGTAGTGCGGATGGTGTCAAAAAGCGTGGGAGCATAA
- a CDS encoding formylglycine-generating enzyme family protein: MQRPSGILTGLAVMVTLLAFCPALSQAAKKARPAPEKPVAREVSFDLGGGVSLDMVKVAGGAFKMGSPLSPRQTAKQYKGDPETYLDHGPVHQVSLKGFLMGKFEVTRAQFGAFVRATGYVTEAWDAGFMEGLDWSGDAWSPKEGLYWKMPGFLQSNSHPVTGISHNDAVAFCKWLSEKTGKKFRLPTEAEWECTARAGTSTEFFWGDEIAGGKGFGNFCDETAQAEAETQGTRFSVNFPFEDGYVFTSPVGKFKPNAWGFYDMLGNVEEWCSDWYEAYYYDVSPKADPKGPETGEARVVRGGNWYLAPALARSAYRSGYPPEKACDQVGFRVACDI, translated from the coding sequence ATGCAGCGACCATCGGGGATTCTGACCGGCCTTGCCGTAATGGTCACCCTCCTGGCTTTTTGCCCGGCGCTCTCCCAGGCTGCGAAAAAGGCCCGGCCAGCCCCGGAAAAGCCTGTCGCCAGGGAGGTTTCCTTTGATCTGGGCGGCGGCGTTTCGCTCGACATGGTAAAAGTGGCTGGCGGCGCGTTCAAAATGGGCTCCCCCCTCTCCCCCCGCCAGACTGCCAAACAGTACAAGGGCGACCCTGAAACCTACCTCGACCACGGCCCGGTTCATCAGGTTTCGCTCAAGGGCTTTCTGATGGGGAAATTCGAGGTAACCCGCGCCCAGTTCGGGGCCTTTGTAAGAGCCACGGGTTACGTGACAGAGGCGTGGGACGCGGGCTTTATGGAGGGCCTCGACTGGAGCGGGGACGCCTGGTCGCCCAAGGAGGGGCTTTACTGGAAAATGCCCGGCTTTCTCCAGTCCAATTCCCACCCGGTGACGGGAATCAGCCACAACGACGCCGTGGCCTTCTGCAAGTGGCTTTCCGAAAAGACCGGAAAAAAATTCCGGCTTCCCACCGAGGCCGAGTGGGAGTGCACGGCCAGGGCCGGAACTTCCACGGAATTTTTCTGGGGCGACGAAATAGCCGGCGGCAAAGGCTTCGGCAACTTCTGCGACGAGACGGCCCAGGCCGAGGCCGAAACCCAGGGCACCCGCTTTTCGGTGAACTTCCCCTTTGAGGACGGCTACGTGTTCACTTCCCCAGTGGGAAAATTCAAACCCAACGCCTGGGGCTTTTACGACATGCTGGGAAACGTCGAGGAATGGTGCTCCGACTGGTACGAGGCCTATTATTACGACGTCTCCCCCAAGGCGGACCCGAAAGGCCCCGAAACCGGGGAGGCGCGGGTGGTTCGCGGCGGCAACTGGTACCTGGCCCCGGCCCTGGCCCGAAGCGCCTACCGTTCGGGCTACCCGCCCGAAAAGGCCTGCGATCAAGTAGGCTTCAGGGTGGCCTGCGACATATAA
- a CDS encoding acyl-CoA synthetase, giving the protein MELGQFVIRNLADIAEIEKVPYRQRVPENSTFEILEKGAAINPDATAISFLFNGDAYETPITVPYRQLIGRIRQAANMFHDLGIGPTDVVTYLLPSIPPTHYTLWGAEAAGIANPINPLLEAGTIKDICLAAKTKVLVCLGDLPGTEIWKKVDSIRKEISTLKAVIRVMGPGDEAEGIYGFDETIAKYPDDRLTFSRNIAPDDIASLYHTGGTTGTPKLARRTHYNEVIMAYDIMLMGGFQPSDTVMCGLPLFHCNGTIVTGLAPFSVGGHVVLLSPLGYRDPTIMKNFYKIVEKYRPSLFSAVPTVLSVLLDLPVGGADISSLRYVVCGAAPLSVELFKRFEAHTGMKILEGYGLTEGAVASAINPKEGERKVGSVGIRMPYQNVKIISVDENGKLARELPTGEIGCVCITGPNIFKGYVEERHNATIWPEEGWFNTGDLGRLDEDGYLWLTGRKKELIIRGGHNIDPAAIEEPLYRMPSVKMVAAVPRPDPHAGEVPVAYVEIAAGSGLTTEQIMEWARANVGEKAAIPKEIIITPQIPLTPVGKIFKPALRWDATKRVYDEELAGLGDAAESVTVTVGEHKVYGTAAKITVKASKGVSADSIKAKVAEILARYTVYYELTVE; this is encoded by the coding sequence ATGGAGCTTGGGCAATTTGTCATCAGGAATCTGGCCGACATAGCGGAAATCGAGAAGGTCCCCTACAGGCAACGGGTTCCCGAAAACAGCACATTCGAGATTCTGGAAAAGGGCGCGGCCATAAACCCCGACGCCACGGCGATTAGCTTTCTTTTCAACGGCGACGCCTACGAAACCCCCATAACGGTGCCCTACCGGCAACTTATCGGAAGAATCCGCCAAGCCGCCAACATGTTCCACGATCTCGGAATAGGCCCCACGGACGTTGTGACCTACCTTCTGCCCTCCATTCCCCCCACCCATTACACCCTCTGGGGGGCCGAGGCCGCAGGAATCGCCAACCCCATAAACCCGCTCCTGGAAGCCGGAACCATCAAGGACATCTGCCTTGCGGCAAAAACCAAGGTCCTGGTCTGCCTGGGCGATCTTCCGGGAACCGAAATCTGGAAAAAGGTGGATTCCATTCGAAAGGAAATCTCCACCTTGAAGGCCGTTATAAGGGTGATGGGGCCGGGGGACGAGGCGGAAGGAATCTACGGATTTGACGAGACCATCGCAAAATACCCGGACGACAGGCTCACCTTTTCAAGAAACATCGCGCCTGACGACATAGCCTCCCTGTACCACACGGGCGGAACCACCGGCACCCCCAAGCTCGCCCGGCGCACCCATTACAACGAAGTCATAATGGCCTACGACATCATGCTCATGGGCGGATTTCAGCCAAGCGACACGGTGATGTGCGGCCTGCCGCTTTTCCACTGCAACGGAACCATTGTCACGGGGCTCGCGCCTTTTTCCGTGGGCGGCCATGTGGTGCTGCTCTCGCCCCTGGGCTACCGCGACCCCACCATCATGAAGAACTTCTACAAGATAGTGGAAAAGTACAGACCCTCGCTTTTCTCGGCGGTTCCCACTGTCCTGTCCGTTCTCCTTGACCTTCCGGTTGGCGGGGCGGACATTTCAAGCCTCCGCTACGTGGTGTGCGGGGCCGCGCCGCTATCCGTCGAGCTTTTCAAGCGCTTCGAGGCCCACACCGGCATGAAGATTCTGGAAGGCTACGGCCTCACCGAAGGCGCGGTGGCCTCGGCCATCAACCCCAAGGAGGGCGAGCGCAAGGTGGGCTCGGTGGGAATAAGGATGCCCTACCAGAACGTGAAGATCATAAGCGTGGACGAAAACGGCAAGCTGGCAAGGGAGCTGCCCACGGGCGAAATCGGCTGCGTTTGCATCACCGGCCCCAACATCTTCAAAGGCTACGTGGAGGAGCGCCACAACGCAACCATATGGCCGGAGGAAGGCTGGTTCAACACGGGCGACCTTGGGCGGCTGGACGAGGACGGCTACCTCTGGCTTACGGGACGCAAGAAGGAGCTCATCATTCGCGGAGGCCATAACATCGACCCGGCGGCGATCGAGGAGCCCCTCTACAGGATGCCTTCGGTGAAGATGGTTGCGGCCGTGCCCAGGCCCGACCCCCACGCGGGCGAGGTCCCGGTGGCCTACGTGGAGATCGCGGCGGGCTCAGGGCTCACCACCGAGCAGATAATGGAATGGGCCAGGGCCAACGTGGGCGAAAAGGCCGCCATACCCAAGGAGATCATCATCACCCCCCAGATTCCCCTTACGCCGGTGGGAAAAATCTTCAAGCCCGCCCTTCGCTGGGACGCCACAAAGCGGGTCTACGACGAGGAACTGGCGGGTCTTGGCGACGCGGCGGAATCAGTAACCGTAACGGTGGGCGAGCACAAGGTTTACGGCACCGCCGCGAAAATCACCGTGAAGGCGTCGAAGGGCGTTTCCGCCGATTCAATCAAGGCGAAGGTGGCGGAGATTCTGGCTCGCTACACAGTTTATTATGAATTGACCGTGGAGTAG
- a CDS encoding 2-hydroxyacyl-CoA dehydratase gives MKNSKLKPLSVWRYQRNQLKLLLFLMRYPRIFSAMLKAGARFMPERENGWNSGPRHSFSMLGGGLVSPEDLSAMRLVYLDYLDHMNAILDSAENGEKVVWSEFNLSNELLRVMGAVTYVPEALSIMGHHMGTDVVVDFIEAAEKEGLPAEYCSAGKAAIGAHLLGQAPPPDLIVSSSHPCDSVVSSYQVLQYLTKAPLFTLDTPYWDNEESYAYYAKNILELIGVLEEKLEKKLDWDKLAETCETMNETNRFLSEYTEMAKLRPSPANLTCLLLGWQHGVCTMGSPRAAAYAKIIRDNAKKRLDEGRGFIADQKIRIIWYDIPIAFHFLEPWLNRTFGAVTVADFMGRVSQGEIDTQSRDTILHGLAKAHLNIAMARQCRGPAEFFTGELSRIIEEYNGDCFIFTRHQGCKTSYAMGKLVSDVCRKAGLPALFLATDSFDKRCVNEEQVKQQLSDFFRENGLA, from the coding sequence ATGAAGAACAGTAAATTGAAGCCCCTCTCGGTATGGCGCTACCAGCGGAACCAGTTGAAGCTGCTCCTTTTTCTGATGCGCTATCCCAGGATTTTCAGCGCAATGCTGAAGGCGGGCGCGCGTTTCATGCCGGAGCGGGAAAACGGGTGGAATTCAGGCCCACGCCACAGCTTCTCCATGCTGGGGGGCGGCCTCGTGAGCCCTGAGGACCTTTCGGCCATGAGGCTGGTCTACCTGGATTACCTGGACCACATGAACGCCATCCTGGATTCTGCCGAGAATGGGGAAAAGGTGGTCTGGAGCGAGTTCAACCTTTCCAACGAGCTTTTGAGGGTCATGGGCGCGGTCACCTACGTGCCGGAGGCCCTTTCCATAATGGGCCACCACATGGGAACCGACGTTGTGGTGGACTTCATCGAGGCGGCGGAAAAGGAGGGGCTCCCGGCAGAGTATTGCTCCGCCGGAAAGGCCGCCATCGGCGCACATCTTCTGGGCCAGGCCCCGCCCCCGGACCTCATCGTTTCAAGCTCCCACCCCTGCGACTCGGTGGTTTCCAGCTACCAGGTTTTGCAGTACCTTACAAAGGCCCCCCTGTTCACCCTTGACACCCCCTACTGGGACAACGAGGAGAGCTACGCCTATTACGCCAAAAACATTCTGGAGCTCATAGGCGTTCTTGAGGAGAAGCTGGAAAAGAAGCTGGACTGGGACAAGCTGGCCGAAACCTGCGAAACCATGAACGAAACCAACCGCTTTCTTTCCGAATACACCGAAATGGCCAAGCTGCGCCCTTCCCCGGCGAACCTGACCTGCCTTCTTTTGGGATGGCAGCACGGGGTATGCACAATGGGCTCCCCCAGGGCTGCGGCCTACGCCAAAATCATAAGGGACAACGCCAAAAAGCGCCTGGACGAAGGCCGCGGCTTCATTGCCGATCAGAAGATCCGCATCATCTGGTACGACATCCCCATAGCTTTTCATTTCCTGGAGCCCTGGCTCAACAGGACCTTCGGGGCCGTCACCGTGGCGGATTTCATGGGCCGGGTGTCCCAGGGGGAGATCGACACGCAAAGCCGGGACACCATTCTTCACGGACTGGCAAAGGCGCACTTGAACATCGCCATGGCCCGCCAATGCCGTGGACCTGCGGAGTTCTTCACGGGCGAGCTTTCAAGGATTATAGAGGAATACAACGGCGACTGTTTCATCTTCACCCGTCACCAGGGCTGCAAGACGAGCTACGCCATGGGAAAGCTGGTGAGCGACGTGTGCCGAAAGGCCGGGCTTCCGGCTCTTTTTCTGGCTACGGATTCCTTTGACAAGCGGTGCGTCAACGAGGAGCAGGTGAAGCAGCAGTTAAGCGATTTCTTCCGGGAAAACGGGCTGGCGTGA